The Deinococcus metalli genome includes a window with the following:
- a CDS encoding nucleotidyltransferase family protein — translation MHAVIMAGGKGTRLRPYTTCVPKPLVPIGDRYSILEVVFHQLAHSGFTSVTLAIGHMGHLIRAFVGDGQRWGLTVDYLDEVTPLGTIGPMLGALDRLPEHFLVMNGDVLTNLDYGTLLRTHQASGAPVTVATYAREVRSEFGVLDVQGGTIVQFREKPVFDFMVSMGIYGFTRSTLQRYPAGQAFGFDQLILDLLSRGERPASYAFGGYWLDIGRPDDYDRANEEFEKYIDQLMPGLRGTAPGAQLPLPTRPGVQAAP, via the coding sequence ATGCACGCAGTCATCATGGCCGGAGGCAAAGGCACCCGTCTGCGCCCGTACACCACCTGCGTTCCCAAGCCCCTCGTGCCCATCGGCGACCGCTACTCGATCCTCGAGGTCGTGTTCCATCAACTCGCACACAGCGGCTTCACGAGCGTCACCCTGGCGATCGGGCACATGGGTCACCTGATCCGCGCCTTCGTCGGCGACGGCCAGCGCTGGGGCCTGACGGTCGATTATCTCGACGAGGTCACGCCGCTGGGCACCATCGGACCCATGCTGGGCGCGCTGGACCGCCTGCCCGAGCACTTCCTGGTGATGAACGGCGACGTCCTCACGAACCTCGACTACGGCACGCTGCTGCGCACGCACCAAGCGTCGGGCGCGCCGGTCACGGTCGCCACCTACGCCCGCGAGGTCCGCAGCGAGTTCGGCGTGCTGGACGTGCAGGGCGGCACCATCGTGCAGTTCCGCGAGAAGCCGGTGTTCGACTTCATGGTCAGCATGGGCATCTACGGGTTCACGCGCTCCACCCTGCAACGCTACCCGGCCGGGCAGGCCTTCGGCTTCGACCAGCTGATCCTCGACCTGCTGTCGCGCGGCGAGCGCCCGGCCAGCTACGCCTTCGGCGGGTACTGGCTGGACATCGGCCGTCCCGACGACTACGACCGCGCCAACGAGGAATTCGAGAAGTACATCGACCAGCTGATGCCCGGCCTGCGGGGCACCGCTCCGGGCGCCCAGCTGCCGCTGCCCACCCGCCCCGGAGTCCAGGCCGCGCCATGA
- a CDS encoding NAD-dependent epimerase/dehydratase family protein, whose protein sequence is MKRVLLLGSGGFIGRAVAREAREWADLEVIPGPRRADLDLADASDREWDDLLGCQPDVVINAAGATVGDDDTLFRTNAHLVGRLIAALGRQPARPWLVQLGSAAEYGRSAPGVPVSEHALARPQSSYGMSKLTATQSVRHACESGRLRGVVLRVFNPVGAGQSAATLPGRAAALLRDAADQDAPGVAFGALDTSRDYVALRDVAGAALFAARLERSPLLLNVGSGRARASWDIVRGLARLAGYRGEVTETASPSGRSAAVPWQQADLSRIRALGWAPRFTLDEALLELWYGPSSPVPAAWSREEIRHDAMSR, encoded by the coding sequence ATGAAACGCGTGCTGCTGCTGGGCTCCGGCGGGTTCATCGGGCGCGCGGTCGCCCGGGAAGCGCGGGAGTGGGCAGACCTGGAGGTGATCCCCGGTCCCCGCCGCGCGGACCTCGACCTGGCCGACGCCAGCGACCGCGAGTGGGACGACCTGCTGGGCTGCCAGCCCGACGTGGTCATCAACGCTGCGGGCGCCACCGTGGGCGACGACGACACGCTGTTCCGCACCAACGCGCACCTCGTGGGCCGCCTGATCGCGGCGCTGGGCCGCCAGCCGGCGCGGCCGTGGCTGGTGCAGCTCGGCTCCGCCGCCGAGTACGGCCGGTCGGCGCCGGGCGTGCCGGTCAGCGAGCACGCCCTGGCCCGCCCGCAGAGCAGTTACGGCATGAGCAAGCTCACAGCCACCCAGTCGGTGCGGCACGCGTGCGAGAGCGGCCGGCTGCGCGGCGTGGTGCTGCGCGTGTTCAACCCGGTGGGCGCCGGGCAGAGCGCGGCGACGCTGCCGGGCCGGGCCGCCGCGCTGCTGCGGGACGCCGCCGACCAGGACGCGCCGGGCGTGGCCTTCGGCGCGCTGGACACCTCCCGCGACTACGTGGCCCTGCGTGACGTCGCGGGCGCGGCGCTGTTCGCGGCCCGCCTGGAGCGCAGCCCGCTGCTGCTCAACGTGGGGTCCGGCCGCGCCCGGGCGTCGTGGGACATCGTGCGCGGTCTGGCCCGGCTGGCCGGCTACCGCGGCGAGGTGACCGAGACGGCGTCTCCCTCCGGCCGGTCTGCGGCGGTGCCGTGGCAACAGGCCGACCTGTCGCGCATCCGTGCCCTCGGATGGGCTCCCCGCTTCACGCTGGACGAGGCCCTGCTCGAGCTGTGGTACGGCCCGTCTTCCCCCGTTCCAGCGGCCTGGAGCCGCGAGGAGATCCGTCATGATGCGATGTCACGTTAA
- a CDS encoding Agd3-related carbohydrate-binding protein, translating into MMRCHVNTALRVCALLPGLLLAACSTSKPPATQDAAGSAAPVHGGTHSVTLAPPALPDSRALTPLPELTGATPAVPLRSLAVANTAVVGLKVLILTASSTDSALSDAQAMLDQAGVPYDVVNPSVPGAFTIDTLVAADGSGKYQGVILTSGNLAYEASPGVWQSALDWTGWNVLWQYETDYNVRQLSLYTYPSSWPEDYGLRDAGAASATSDPGLTTTGRTVFKDLKATTKLPIRYAYNYPATVTTVAGITTTPLLTDAAGRVLAATSTAGTRERLALTFAQNPYLLHSALLGPSLVNWLTKGVYVGEYRRYNQLDIDDWFLPGDVFDETTRTIQPDAFRISASDALAVSKQQDALRATFPVSSNFTFSMVFNGGGANTSAPVSCDPNVVSPDALTSMSRCLKDAFDWVSHTFDHEYMDFLNYADSLAQLRPNITVGQTLDLNLSRKSLVTGDMSGLGYYNPAGDGPKTNYGLGASNVNFLQAAQKSGDQYLASNHSVDGQWDPACMNCGVVHPLNANIFLVPRWPTNVFYSVTTPAQMTSAYNSVYGPGGTLAFWDHNLTYAEILDKESDIALSHVLSGGAFPHYMHQDNLRQYAPGRSLAFDWQSALLTKYSQYSTLPLRTLRWDAVGAHVKSRTSFMKSGVSGRWDRVAKTITVTSARGGDAYVTGVTVGTTQTYAGQKISSLTLAAGQSVTVAVP; encoded by the coding sequence ATGATGCGATGTCACGTTAATACCGCGCTGCGTGTGTGCGCGCTGCTGCCCGGCCTGCTCCTGGCCGCGTGTTCCACCTCCAAGCCGCCCGCCACGCAGGACGCGGCCGGGAGCGCGGCGCCGGTTCACGGCGGCACGCACAGCGTGACCCTGGCTCCCCCGGCCCTGCCCGACAGCCGCGCGCTGACGCCGCTGCCGGAACTCACCGGCGCGACCCCGGCGGTGCCGCTGCGGTCCCTGGCGGTGGCGAACACGGCCGTGGTGGGCCTGAAGGTGCTGATTCTGACGGCGTCCTCGACCGACTCGGCGCTCAGTGACGCGCAGGCCATGCTCGACCAGGCCGGCGTGCCCTACGACGTGGTGAACCCCAGCGTGCCCGGCGCCTTCACGATCGACACGCTGGTGGCGGCCGACGGCAGCGGCAAGTACCAGGGCGTGATCCTCACCAGCGGCAACCTGGCGTACGAGGCCAGTCCCGGCGTTTGGCAGAGCGCGCTGGACTGGACCGGCTGGAACGTGCTGTGGCAGTACGAGACGGACTACAACGTGCGCCAGCTCTCGCTGTACACCTACCCCAGCTCGTGGCCCGAGGACTACGGCCTGCGCGACGCGGGCGCGGCCTCAGCGACCTCGGACCCCGGGCTGACCACGACGGGCCGCACCGTCTTCAAGGACCTCAAGGCGACCACCAAGTTGCCCATCCGCTACGCCTACAACTACCCGGCCACCGTGACCACCGTGGCGGGTATCACGACCACGCCGCTGCTGACCGACGCGGCCGGGCGGGTGCTGGCCGCCACGTCCACCGCCGGCACCCGCGAGCGGCTGGCGCTGACCTTCGCGCAGAATCCCTACCTGCTGCACAGCGCCCTGCTCGGCCCCAGCCTGGTGAACTGGCTGACCAAGGGCGTGTACGTGGGCGAGTACCGCCGCTACAACCAGCTGGACATCGACGACTGGTTCCTGCCCGGCGACGTGTTCGACGAGACCACCCGCACGATCCAGCCCGACGCCTTCCGCATCAGCGCGAGCGACGCGCTGGCCGTCTCCAAGCAGCAGGACGCCCTGCGCGCCACCTTCCCGGTGTCCAGCAACTTCACCTTCAGCATGGTGTTCAACGGCGGCGGCGCGAACACCAGCGCGCCGGTCAGCTGCGACCCGAATGTGGTCAGCCCCGATGCGCTGACGAGCATGTCGCGCTGCCTGAAAGACGCCTTTGACTGGGTCAGCCACACCTTCGACCACGAGTACATGGACTTCCTGAACTACGCCGACTCGCTCGCGCAGCTCAGGCCCAACATCACCGTCGGGCAGACGCTCGACCTGAACCTAAGCCGCAAGAGTCTGGTGACCGGCGACATGTCCGGCCTGGGGTACTACAACCCGGCCGGCGACGGCCCCAAGACCAACTACGGCCTGGGCGCGTCGAACGTCAACTTCCTGCAGGCCGCGCAGAAGTCCGGCGACCAGTACCTCGCGTCGAACCACTCGGTGGACGGGCAGTGGGACCCGGCGTGCATGAACTGCGGCGTGGTGCACCCACTGAACGCGAACATCTTCCTGGTGCCGCGCTGGCCCACCAACGTCTTCTATTCCGTGACCACCCCGGCGCAGATGACGTCCGCGTACAACTCGGTCTACGGCCCCGGCGGCACGCTGGCGTTCTGGGACCACAACCTGACCTACGCCGAGATCCTCGACAAGGAATCGGACATCGCGCTGTCGCACGTGCTGAGCGGCGGGGCCTTCCCGCACTACATGCACCAGGACAACCTGCGGCAGTATGCGCCGGGCCGCAGCCTCGCCTTCGACTGGCAGTCGGCGCTGCTCACCAAGTACTCGCAGTACTCCACGCTGCCGCTCCGGACCCTGCGCTGGGACGCGGTCGGTGCCCACGTGAAGTCGCGGACGTCGTTCATGAAGAGCGGTGTGAGCGGCCGCTGGGACCGCGTGGCCAAGACCATCACCGTGACCTCCGCGCGGGGCGGCGACGCCTACGTGACCGGCGTGACGGTGGGCACCACGCAGACCTACGCGGGTCAGAAAATCAGTTCCCTGACGCTCGCGGCGGGGCAATCGGTGACCGTCGCCGTGCCGTGA
- a CDS encoding endo alpha-1,4 polygalactosaminidase, with protein sequence MPALRHPQTYLERPADVREDPARHRALAVYYGPELSPVLARYRRVVVQPGHFWPERVERLQRRGVEVLAYLSLGEDDGGPAAWNTDDIHPEWRTRRVNVRHPQWREHIQAQVERHRPVFDGFLLDTLDSAATDPNQKRAMIKLVRLVRQWAGDRYLLANRGFDLLERLRGSVDGVLIESFSTTWQGGYHAYQGHELAYTEGLLDLTRRLKLDAFALDYADTPILKRFARRRANRLGVPTFITNRELTRL encoded by the coding sequence ATGCCGGCGCTGCGTCACCCCCAGACGTACCTGGAGCGCCCGGCGGACGTCCGCGAGGACCCCGCCCGGCACCGGGCCCTGGCGGTGTACTACGGCCCCGAGCTGAGCCCGGTGCTGGCCCGTTACCGGCGGGTGGTGGTGCAGCCGGGTCACTTCTGGCCGGAACGCGTCGAGCGGCTCCAGCGGCGCGGGGTGGAGGTCCTCGCGTACCTCAGCCTGGGCGAGGACGACGGCGGTCCGGCCGCGTGGAACACCGACGACATCCACCCCGAGTGGCGCACGCGGCGCGTGAACGTGCGCCATCCGCAGTGGCGGGAGCATATCCAGGCGCAGGTCGAGCGGCACCGGCCGGTGTTCGACGGCTTCCTGCTCGACACCCTGGACAGCGCCGCCACCGATCCGAACCAGAAGCGGGCCATGATCAAGCTCGTGCGGCTGGTGCGGCAGTGGGCCGGGGACCGCTACCTGCTCGCCAACCGCGGCTTCGACCTGCTCGAACGCCTGCGCGGCAGCGTGGACGGCGTGCTGATCGAGTCGTTCTCCACCACGTGGCAGGGTGGGTACCACGCGTACCAGGGCCATGAACTCGCGTACACCGAGGGTCTGCTCGATCTCACGCGGCGCCTGAAACTCGACGCCTTCGCGCTCGACTACGCCGATACCCCGATCCTCAAACGCTTTGCGCGGCGCCGGGCCAACCGGCTGGGCGTTCCCACCTTCATCACCAACCGCGAACTGACCCGCCTGTGA
- a CDS encoding endo alpha-1,4 polygalactosaminidase produces the protein MRRSLPVCVSLITLLISACGQQGRVPQASAPDTTTIEASTALAALTVVNPGTTSGAVTINDSSATGGQAVKLRAPGSSVSFALPSSFQSGDTAVSIRARGAGQPIVSLMRGSQELARQTLSSSTFTTVYFGHFQLNTGDTLTVRLVNGDTTTRRAAVVDYLSFVPKTGSAPAPAPAPAPSPAPAPAPAPAPAPAPTPAPAPTIVPGITPPPSGKVSWDWQIGAGGDSNINVPSGAVLIDVDGFDTTAAKVAQLKAQGLYTVCYLDVGSYEPGRPDSSQYPDYLKIQQDPDWPQEYFLDVTDVFKSNSVLATILNKRFAMCKAKGFDAVEPDNLQNDENVSGGRITTQQQIDFNGWVADAAHAAGLAVFQKNGPDKILLRDRTGKMMVEKFDGILNEQCQEYGECAALAEYTKRGKLALDVEYKSGLSLNCTQFSGQGVNAMKRDLDLVAPGMSGYLRQTCN, from the coding sequence ATGCGACGTAGCCTCCCCGTGTGTGTTTCACTCATCACACTCCTGATCAGCGCGTGCGGACAGCAGGGCCGGGTTCCCCAGGCCAGCGCCCCCGACACCACCACCATCGAAGCCAGCACGGCGCTGGCCGCGCTGACCGTGGTCAACCCCGGCACCACCTCGGGCGCCGTGACCATCAACGACTCGAGCGCGACCGGCGGCCAGGCCGTGAAGCTCCGGGCGCCGGGCAGCAGCGTGTCCTTCGCGCTTCCGTCCTCCTTCCAGTCCGGCGACACCGCCGTGAGCATCCGCGCCCGGGGCGCTGGCCAGCCGATCGTGAGCCTGATGCGGGGCAGCCAGGAACTTGCCCGCCAGACGCTGTCGAGCAGCACCTTCACGACGGTGTACTTCGGCCATTTCCAGCTCAACACCGGTGACACGCTCACCGTGCGCCTGGTCAACGGCGACACCACCACACGCCGCGCCGCCGTGGTCGATTACCTGAGCTTCGTGCCCAAGACGGGGTCGGCACCCGCACCGGCCCCCGCGCCCGCCCCATCCCCTGCGCCCGCCCCGGCACCGGCTCCCGCGCCTGCCCCCGCCCCCACGCCGGCACCGGCACCGACCATCGTCCCCGGGATCACCCCGCCCCCCAGCGGGAAGGTCAGCTGGGACTGGCAGATCGGTGCGGGCGGCGACAGCAACATCAACGTGCCGTCCGGCGCGGTGCTGATCGACGTGGACGGCTTCGACACCACCGCCGCGAAGGTGGCGCAGCTCAAGGCACAGGGTCTGTACACCGTGTGTTACCTGGACGTCGGCAGCTACGAGCCCGGCCGGCCCGATTCCAGCCAGTACCCGGACTACCTGAAGATCCAGCAGGACCCCGACTGGCCCCAGGAGTACTTCCTGGACGTGACGGATGTCTTCAAGAGCAACTCGGTGCTCGCCACGATCCTGAACAAGCGCTTTGCGATGTGCAAGGCCAAGGGCTTCGACGCGGTGGAACCCGACAACCTCCAGAACGACGAGAACGTCTCGGGCGGGCGCATCACCACCCAGCAGCAGATCGACTTCAACGGCTGGGTGGCCGACGCCGCGCACGCCGCGGGCCTGGCCGTGTTCCAGAAGAACGGCCCGGACAAGATCCTGCTCAGGGACCGCACCGGCAAGATGATGGTCGAGAAGTTCGACGGCATCCTCAACGAGCAGTGCCAGGAATACGGCGAGTGCGCGGCGCTGGCGGAGTACACCAAGCGCGGCAAGCTGGCGCTGGACGTCGAGTACAAGTCCGGCCTCAGCCTCAACTGCACGCAGTTCTCGGGCCAGGGCGTGAACGCCATGAAACGCGACCTGGACCTGGTCGCGCCCGGCATGAGCGGCTACCTGCGCCAGACCTGCAACTGA
- a CDS encoding FAD-dependent oxidoreductase yields MTETCDVAVVGGGPVGLYMGLLLGQAGVDVRVLERRSAVSTHSRAVGLHPPALEAFDALGGLGHELAGAGVTIRRGVVRGPSGTLGELSFAGTSATHPYVLALPQQHTEARLEAALRARLPPVLQRGVEVTAVRERNGHVEIGVHAASGRSTLRARYVVGADGRRSAVRDAAGVPFPGRTYPMTYVMGDFPDTTTYAADAVITLSAGGVVESFPLPGGQRRWVAQTPALLAHARPSDLTALLAARTGLHVPAAECTMLSAFAVRRHLAPRFRSGRIVLAGDAAHEVSPIGGQGMNLGWLDAQDLAPRVVAALRGDTAALDGYTAARRPPAVRAARQAEVNMWLGRPLRGAEGRAREALMAGLLTSPLHTVLARAFTMRGL; encoded by the coding sequence GTGACTGAGACCTGCGACGTCGCGGTGGTCGGCGGCGGGCCGGTGGGCCTGTACATGGGCCTGCTGCTCGGGCAGGCGGGGGTGGATGTGCGCGTGCTGGAGCGGCGCAGCGCGGTCAGCACGCACTCGCGCGCGGTGGGCCTGCACCCGCCCGCGCTGGAGGCCTTCGACGCGCTGGGCGGCCTGGGCCACGAACTGGCGGGGGCCGGCGTGACGATCCGCCGGGGCGTGGTGCGCGGCCCGTCCGGCACGCTGGGCGAGCTGAGTTTCGCGGGCACCAGTGCCACGCACCCCTACGTGCTGGCGCTGCCGCAGCAGCACACCGAGGCGCGGCTGGAGGCGGCGCTGCGCGCTCGGCTCCCCCCGGTTCTCCAGCGCGGTGTGGAGGTCACGGCGGTGCGTGAGCGGAACGGCCACGTCGAGATCGGCGTGCACGCCGCGTCCGGGCGGTCCACGCTGCGCGCCCGCTACGTGGTCGGGGCCGACGGCCGGCGCAGCGCGGTCCGGGACGCGGCCGGCGTGCCCTTTCCCGGCCGCACGTACCCCATGACGTATGTGATGGGCGACTTTCCCGACACCACCACGTACGCCGCGGACGCCGTGATCACGCTCAGCGCGGGCGGCGTGGTCGAGTCCTTCCCGCTGCCGGGCGGCCAGCGGCGCTGGGTGGCGCAGACACCGGCGCTGCTGGCGCACGCCCGGCCGTCCGACCTGACCGCGCTGCTCGCGGCTCGCACGGGGCTGCACGTGCCCGCCGCGGAGTGCACCATGCTGAGCGCCTTCGCGGTGCGCCGCCACCTCGCGCCGCGCTTCCGGTCGGGCCGTATCGTGCTGGCCGGCGACGCCGCGCACGAGGTCAGTCCCATCGGCGGGCAGGGCATGAACCTCGGGTGGCTGGACGCCCAGGACCTCGCGCCGCGCGTGGTGGCGGCGCTGCGGGGCGACACGGCGGCCCTGGACGGATACACCGCGGCGCGGCGGCCGCCCGCGGTCCGGGCCGCGCGTCAGGCGGAGGTGAACATGTGGCTGGGACGCCCCCTGCGCGGCGCCGAGGGCCGGGCGCGCGAGGCGCTGATGGCGGGACTCCTCACCAGTCCGCTCCACACCGTGCTGGCGCGGGCCTTCACCATGCGCGGCCTGTAG
- a CDS encoding methyltransferase domain-containing protein: protein MTLRGWRRRAEHLPELMDDPACDPAGLERTYRAFGTINALIAGWRRVYTRDLRPHLRVRGGGSVLDIGCGGGDVARQLARWARRDSLTLHVTAIDTDARAIAHARTGAATGVTYRHASSAALRAQGQRFDVVVSNHVLHHLSAAELAALLDDTEALCTGVAVHGDIERHPLAYAAYRLVTPRLFPGSFIHVDGLRSIRRSYTAAELAAVAPPGWTARRQVPFRTLLTWRAPRD, encoded by the coding sequence GTGACCCTGCGCGGCTGGCGGCGGCGGGCCGAGCACCTGCCCGAGCTGATGGACGATCCGGCATGCGACCCGGCCGGGCTGGAGCGCACGTACCGCGCCTTCGGGACCATCAACGCGCTGATCGCCGGATGGCGGCGGGTCTACACCCGTGACCTGCGGCCCCACCTGCGCGTGCGGGGCGGCGGCAGCGTGCTGGACATCGGCTGCGGCGGCGGCGACGTGGCCCGGCAACTCGCGCGCTGGGCGCGGCGCGACAGCCTGACGCTGCACGTCACGGCCATCGACACCGACGCGCGGGCCATCGCCCACGCCCGCACGGGAGCGGCGACGGGCGTGACCTACCGGCACGCCAGCAGCGCCGCCCTGCGTGCCCAGGGGCAGCGCTTCGACGTGGTGGTCTCGAACCACGTGCTGCACCACCTGAGCGCCGCCGAACTGGCCGCCCTGCTGGACGACACCGAGGCGCTGTGCACGGGTGTGGCGGTCCACGGCGACATCGAGCGGCACCCGCTGGCGTACGCCGCGTACCGGCTGGTCACGCCGCGGCTGTTCCCGGGGTCGTTCATCCACGTGGACGGCCTGCGCTCGATCCGGCGGTCGTACACGGCCGCGGAACTCGCGGCCGTGGCCCCGCCGGGCTGGACGGCGCGGCGGCAGGTTCCGTTCCGCACCCTGCTCACGTGGCGGGCTCCTCGTGACTGA
- a CDS encoding type III polyketide synthase, producing the protein MPVHLHALRGVLPETAYAQTRIRDVIRAQPELDRLGQRLTTSIFDHSGIDTRHSVVPDFADGAPAGLFYDPATGGMRRPTTGQRNAYYIEHATPLFVAAARAALEASPQFGAADVTHVITVSCTGFYAPGPDYAIVRALGLSPHTQRFHVGFMGCYAAFPALRMARAFCAADPDAVVLVVCAELCTVHMHSAGDPDTLIANSVFADGAAGVVVSARPPMPGTPALRVDALHSTLTPEGVGEHDMAWTIGDQGYDMVLSTYVPEIIEANLCPVLDDLLAGMPGVQRWADVERWAIHPGGRQILDRVQTSAGLSDGQLAPSRDVLRRAGNMSSATVLFILQDVLTSAAPGDRVAALAFGPGLTVESGVFTVCGGPP; encoded by the coding sequence ATGCCCGTCCACCTGCACGCCTTGCGCGGCGTCCTGCCCGAGACCGCGTACGCGCAGACGCGCATCCGGGACGTCATCCGCGCTCAGCCGGAACTCGACCGGCTGGGCCAGCGGCTCACCACCAGTATCTTCGACCACTCGGGCATCGACACTCGGCATTCGGTGGTGCCGGACTTCGCAGATGGAGCGCCGGCGGGCCTGTTCTACGACCCGGCGACCGGCGGGATGCGGCGGCCCACCACCGGGCAGCGCAACGCGTACTACATCGAACACGCCACGCCGCTGTTCGTCGCGGCGGCGCGCGCCGCCCTCGAGGCGAGTCCGCAGTTTGGCGCCGCCGACGTCACCCACGTGATCACGGTGTCGTGCACGGGCTTCTACGCCCCCGGGCCTGACTACGCGATTGTGCGCGCGCTGGGCCTGAGTCCCCACACCCAGCGCTTCCACGTGGGCTTCATGGGCTGCTACGCGGCCTTTCCGGCGCTGCGCATGGCCCGCGCGTTCTGCGCAGCCGATCCGGACGCCGTGGTGCTGGTCGTGTGCGCGGAACTGTGCACCGTCCACATGCACTCGGCCGGCGACCCGGACACCTTAATTGCGAACTCGGTGTTCGCGGACGGCGCGGCGGGCGTGGTGGTGTCCGCGCGCCCGCCCATGCCCGGCACGCCCGCACTGCGCGTCGATGCGCTGCACAGCACCCTGACGCCCGAGGGCGTGGGCGAACACGACATGGCGTGGACCATCGGCGACCAGGGCTACGACATGGTGCTCAGCACCTACGTGCCCGAGATCATCGAGGCGAACCTCTGCCCGGTCCTGGACGACCTGCTCGCCGGCATGCCCGGAGTACAGCGCTGGGCGGACGTGGAGCGCTGGGCGATCCACCCGGGCGGGCGGCAGATCCTCGACCGCGTGCAGACCAGCGCGGGCCTGAGTGACGGACAACTTGCGCCGTCCCGTGACGTGCTGCGCCGCGCCGGCAACATGAGCAGCGCGACGGTGCTGTTCATCCTGCAAGACGTGCTGACGAGCGCGGCACCCGGCGACCGCGTGGCGGCGCTGGCCTTCGGGCCGGGCCTGACGGTGGAGTCGGGCGTGTTCACGGTCTGCGGTGGACCGCCGTGA
- a CDS encoding acyl-CoA dehydrogenase family protein — protein sequence MTATPSAPEFTPEQAEVVERTAAAIREHAPACEAAQDVTPEAAHALSASGYTRLTLPADAGGLGATLTQFALAQLDLGRADASLALVLAMHGHVTGSAFQGRSLPPALLDAVAAAGGRGELLNALASEPELGSPSRGGLPRTVAVPDGTGFESAQWLVTGRKTWSTGARALRWALVSAATPDGRVGRYWIDLHGEGVCIEPTWRDALSLRGSGSHDVVFTRAPAALQAPPSGAHPAGSAWFWTAVAATYLGVGEAALDALSTYARERVPTALGAPIATLPRVQENVGRIAADLLAARTLLLHATAAWDLAPDAAAIPLIGAAKAVATNAAVDATDRAVRTAGGGALTDALPLGKLLRDARAGLTHPPGEDPAFTAYGAAVLGDLDRA from the coding sequence GTGACCGCCACGCCGTCCGCTCCCGAATTCACGCCCGAGCAGGCCGAGGTGGTCGAGCGCACGGCCGCCGCGATCCGCGAGCACGCGCCGGCCTGCGAGGCCGCGCAGGACGTCACCCCGGAAGCCGCGCACGCGCTGTCTGCGAGCGGGTATACCCGGCTGACGCTGCCCGCCGACGCGGGCGGACTGGGCGCGACGCTGACGCAGTTCGCCCTGGCGCAGCTGGACCTGGGCCGCGCTGACGCGAGCCTCGCGCTGGTGCTCGCCATGCACGGGCACGTCACGGGATCGGCGTTCCAGGGCCGCAGCCTGCCCCCGGCCCTGCTGGACGCGGTGGCGGCGGCCGGCGGGCGCGGCGAACTGCTGAACGCCCTGGCGAGCGAGCCGGAACTCGGCAGTCCGTCGCGCGGGGGCCTGCCGCGCACGGTGGCGGTGCCGGACGGCACGGGCTTCGAGAGCGCGCAGTGGCTGGTCACCGGCCGCAAGACGTGGAGCACCGGCGCGCGCGCACTGCGCTGGGCGCTGGTGAGTGCGGCCACGCCCGACGGCCGGGTGGGCCGGTACTGGATCGACCTGCACGGCGAGGGCGTGTGCATCGAGCCGACGTGGCGAGACGCGCTCTCGCTGCGCGGCAGCGGCAGTCACGACGTGGTCTTCACCCGCGCGCCCGCCGCGCTCCAGGCGCCGCCCTCCGGCGCGCACCCGGCGGGCAGCGCGTGGTTCTGGACGGCGGTGGCCGCAACCTACCTGGGCGTGGGCGAGGCCGCCCTGGACGCCCTGAGCACCTACGCCCGCGAGCGTGTGCCGACCGCGCTGGGTGCGCCCATCGCCACGCTGCCGCGCGTGCAGGAAAACGTGGGGCGCATCGCGGCCGACCTGCTCGCCGCGCGCACGCTGCTGCTGCACGCCACCGCCGCGTGGGACTTGGCCCCGGACGCGGCGGCCATTCCGCTGATCGGCGCGGCCAAGGCGGTCGCCACGAACGCCGCCGTGGATGCCACAGACCGCGCCGTCCGCACCGCTGGAGGCGGAGCCCTCACGGACGCGTTGCCACTGGGCAAGCTGCTGCGCGACGCGCGGGCGGGCCTGACGCACCCGCCGGGCGAGGACCCGGCGTTCACGGCCTACGGCGCGGCGGTGCTGGGTGACCTGGACCGCGCCTGA